Below is a genomic region from Corallococcus caeni.
AGGCGTATGCGCGGTGCCTGCTCCAGGCGTCGCTGCGGGTCCCGGTTGCCTTCTCTCTTCCCGCCGGTGTCACCGGCATGTCCCACCCCACCGTCAGGAGGATCCGCATGTTGTTCCAGCCCCGTCCCCGCAGCTCCGTTCGCACCCTGGGTCTGTCGTTGTCGCTGGCGTTGGTGCTCGCGCCGCTGGCGCTGTGGGCACAAGGCGCGGTGCGGGGGCGCGCGGTGTCGCTCACGGAGGCGCGTGCGCTGGCCGATGCGGGTCGCAAGGAGGGGGACCTGCCCGTGGTGGTGGATGCCGCGGTGGTGGAGCAGCTCAACAGGTTCGTCACCACGCCGAAGGGGCGCGACTTCATGCGCAAGGCGCTGGCGAACCTCCAGACGCACCGTGAGGCGATGACGGGTACGCTGCGTTCGCGCTCGCTGCCGGAGGAGTTGCTCGCGGTGGCGATGGTGGAGTCGGCGGTGAGCAACCTGCCGGAGACGTCCCGCGAGCCGTCGATGGCGCCGGGACAGCGGGGCGCGGGCGTGTGGATGTTCATTCCGGAGACAGCGCGTCGCTACGGCTTGAAGGTAGAGGCGGGGCGCGACGAGCGGCTGGACGTGGCGCGGGAGACGGAGGCCGCCGCGACCCTGTTCCAGGCGCTGTATGCGCGCTACGGCGACTGGCGGCTGGCG
It encodes:
- a CDS encoding lytic transglycosylase domain-containing protein; protein product: MLFQPRPRSSVRTLGLSLSLALVLAPLALWAQGAVRGRAVSLTEARALADAGRKEGDLPVVVDAAVVEQLNRFVTTPKGRDFMRKALANLQTHREAMTGTLRSRSLPEELLAVAMVESAVSNLPETSREPSMAPGQRGAGVWMFIPETARRYGLKVEAGRDERLDVARETEAAATLFQALYARYGDWRLALAAYNQGEGVVDRVLAETGVRDVSELVRTGKLNGYTATVQAGVLLLRNPHLLD